The following coding sequences lie in one Caproicibacterium argilliputei genomic window:
- the aroB gene encoding 3-dehydroquinate synthase: MNLTVHTQPSYEIIIESGCLSQIGTRAKALLPAAERAVLVTDTNVAPLYVETVRCALEAAGFRTSVSVFPAGEQSKNLASISSLYTAFAEAELTRTDFAVALGGGVCGDMTGFAAATWLRGIPFIQLPTTLLSQVDSSVGGKTGVDLPEGKNLVGAFHQPALVLIDPETLTTLPAAYFADGMGEVIKYGCIRDKALFDRLAAEDCRGWLSEMIYTCVDIKRQVVERDEHDTGERAVLNFGHTLGHALERVQHYGGLSHGKAVGIGMLLITQIGEKAGLTEAGTAEKIAVVLQKYGLPTTCAETLEVLLPATAHDKKSSGSSVNLIFLKNIGTSFIRKVPRAELPALCGVQP; encoded by the coding sequence ATGAATCTGACTGTACACACACAGCCTTCCTACGAAATCATCATTGAAAGCGGCTGCCTTTCACAAATTGGAACACGTGCCAAGGCACTGCTGCCGGCGGCGGAACGCGCTGTCCTCGTTACCGACACCAATGTTGCCCCGCTGTACGTGGAAACCGTTCGCTGTGCGCTGGAAGCTGCAGGCTTTCGGACGTCCGTTTCCGTATTTCCTGCAGGTGAGCAAAGCAAAAATCTGGCGTCCATCTCCTCTCTGTACACGGCATTTGCCGAAGCGGAGCTGACGCGCACAGATTTCGCCGTGGCGCTCGGCGGCGGCGTGTGCGGTGATATGACCGGCTTTGCGGCGGCCACCTGGCTGCGCGGCATTCCATTCATCCAACTACCAACCACACTGCTTTCGCAGGTGGATTCCTCCGTTGGGGGCAAAACCGGCGTTGACTTGCCGGAGGGAAAAAATCTGGTTGGGGCGTTTCATCAGCCCGCACTGGTGCTGATTGACCCGGAAACCCTAACTACCCTGCCCGCCGCATACTTTGCAGACGGCATGGGAGAAGTCATTAAATACGGCTGTATTCGCGACAAGGCGCTGTTTGACCGTCTGGCGGCAGAAGACTGCCGCGGCTGGCTTTCCGAAATGATTTACACCTGTGTTGACATCAAACGGCAGGTGGTGGAACGCGATGAGCACGACACCGGTGAGCGCGCCGTCCTGAACTTCGGACACACCCTCGGGCACGCACTGGAGCGCGTACAGCACTACGGCGGTCTTTCCCACGGCAAGGCGGTGGGCATCGGTATGCTGCTGATTACACAAATCGGCGAAAAAGCCGGACTAACCGAAGCAGGCACTGCCGAAAAAATTGCGGTGGTTCTGCAAAAGTACGGTTTGCCGACCACCTGCGCCGAAACACTGGAAGTCCTGCTGCCCGCAACCGCACACGACAAAAAGAGCAGCGGCAGCAGCGTGAACCTTATTTTTCTAAAAAATATCGGCACCAGCTTCATTCGGAAAGTTCCGCGTGCCGAGCTGCCTGCTCTCTGTGGGGTGCAGCCATGA
- the aroA gene encoding 3-phosphoshikimate 1-carboxyvinyltransferase has product MSRARILPGTLHGTAAPPPSKSAAHRAILCAGLAQGTSTLTPIGSSADMEATIGCMHALGATPVRDGTALQMTGISVPPAEPVTLDCAESGSTLRFFIPVAAALGVTATFVGHGRLPQRPLGIYLELLPQHGVSCDSAGGLPLTVSGRLQPGLYDLPGDVSSQFITGLLFALPLLSGDSEIRLTTPLQSAAYVEMTVHTLQKFGVQVLCTETGWKVPGNQTYQANNLEIERDWSQAAFLLTAGALSGEVSLTGLDPASAQGDRAIVDLLCRFGADLHWKDGVLTARPGELHGIDIDVGQIPDLAPALAVMGACAPGHTRLLNGARLRLKESDRLAALHRMVCSLGGRAEETADSLILYGSGLRGGTADGYNDHRVVMAAAVAALHAAHPVVITDAEAVRKSWPDFFEVFGSLGGKADVILG; this is encoded by the coding sequence ATGAGCCGCGCACGGATTCTGCCCGGCACCCTGCACGGAACCGCCGCGCCTCCGCCCAGCAAAAGCGCCGCGCACCGCGCCATTCTTTGCGCAGGGCTTGCGCAGGGCACCAGTACGCTGACGCCCATCGGCAGCAGCGCAGATATGGAAGCCACCATCGGCTGTATGCACGCACTGGGGGCAACGCCGGTACGGGACGGTACTGCCCTGCAGATGACCGGCATTTCCGTACCGCCAGCCGAACCGGTCACACTGGACTGCGCCGAAAGCGGCTCTACCCTGCGCTTTTTCATCCCGGTTGCAGCGGCACTCGGCGTTACGGCAACATTTGTCGGACACGGGCGGCTGCCGCAGCGCCCGCTCGGCATTTATCTGGAACTGCTGCCGCAGCACGGCGTTTCGTGTGACTCCGCCGGTGGACTGCCGCTGACAGTTTCGGGCAGGCTGCAACCCGGCCTTTACGACCTGCCCGGCGATGTTTCCAGTCAATTTATCACAGGTCTGCTCTTTGCGCTGCCGCTGCTTTCGGGTGACAGCGAAATCCGGCTGACCACGCCGCTGCAGAGCGCCGCTTATGTGGAAATGACCGTGCACACCCTGCAGAAATTCGGCGTGCAGGTCCTTTGTACCGAAACCGGCTGGAAAGTGCCGGGTAACCAAACTTACCAGGCAAACAATCTGGAGATTGAGCGGGACTGGAGTCAGGCGGCGTTTCTGCTCACAGCGGGCGCGCTCAGCGGTGAAGTATCACTCACCGGTCTGGACCCTGCCTCTGCGCAGGGGGACCGCGCCATTGTGGATTTGCTGTGCCGCTTCGGCGCGGATCTGCACTGGAAGGACGGCGTTCTGACTGCGCGCCCCGGTGAACTGCACGGCATTGACATTGACGTGGGGCAGATTCCCGACCTTGCGCCCGCACTCGCGGTCATGGGTGCCTGCGCGCCGGGACACACCCGCCTGCTCAACGGTGCACGGCTGCGTCTGAAGGAAAGTGACCGGCTGGCTGCCCTGCACCGGATGGTCTGCTCGCTGGGCGGACGCGCTGAAGAAACGGCAGACAGTCTGATTCTGTACGGTTCCGGTCTGCGCGGCGGCACAGCAGACGGATATAACGACCACCGCGTTGTGATGGCGGCGGCAGTTGCTGCGCTGCACGCAGCCCACCCGGTGGTGATTACAGATGCGGAAGCCGTGCGCAAAAGCTGGCCGGACTTTTTTGAAGTGTTCGGTTCGTTAGGAGGAAAAGCAGATGTCATCCTGGGGTAA
- the ilvB gene encoding biosynthetic-type acetolactate synthase large subunit yields MLRTGAQIIMECLLEQNVDTVFGYPGGAVLNIYDALYEYRDRIRHVRTAHEQGAAHAADGYARSTGKPGVCIATSGPGATNLVTGIATAYMDSVPVVAITGNVNVELLGLDSFQEVDITGITMPITKHNFLVKHIEDLADVLRQAFQIAQSGRPGPVLVDIPKDVTAKQYDYEKREPLPLFSAHVPSEERLQQAAQMLQKSERPFLYLGGGTVLSGAAEAAAALAERLDAPVSESLMAQGAFDAHNPRHMGMLGMHGTKTSAEAIKNCDLFVAVGTRFSDRVLCNAGLFARNCPILQIDIDAAEFNKNIDVDLRLEGDARQVLQALLSRLPQQNHAAWMQQVHAWQKAYPLTQTAKAGVLPKDVLETLDRLTDSNAILTTEVGQHQMWAAQFYKFRRPRQFLTSGGLGTMGYGLGAALGAQVGNPDKKVINVAGDGGLHMNCNELATAAHYRLPVVELLLNNSVLGMVRQWQKLFYGSRFSETTLDTNTDFCKLAEAFGVKAYRIKTKEEIEPVLKEALLQSGPVLVDCWVDQDVNVLPMVPAGASVEEPMLEM; encoded by the coding sequence ATGTTACGAACGGGTGCACAGATCATAATGGAGTGTCTTTTGGAACAGAACGTCGATACGGTTTTCGGTTACCCCGGCGGCGCGGTGCTGAATATTTATGACGCGCTGTATGAGTACCGCGACCGCATCCGCCATGTGCGCACGGCGCATGAGCAGGGGGCGGCGCACGCTGCGGATGGCTACGCACGCTCTACGGGGAAACCGGGCGTTTGCATCGCGACTTCCGGCCCGGGGGCGACCAACCTGGTGACCGGCATTGCGACAGCGTATATGGACAGCGTGCCGGTGGTTGCCATTACCGGCAACGTCAACGTCGAACTGCTGGGGCTGGACTCCTTTCAGGAAGTGGATATCACCGGCATTACCATGCCGATTACCAAGCACAATTTTCTGGTGAAGCATATTGAAGACCTTGCGGATGTGCTGCGTCAGGCATTTCAGATTGCGCAGTCTGGCAGACCCGGTCCGGTGCTGGTGGATATTCCGAAAGATGTGACCGCGAAACAATATGACTACGAAAAGCGGGAACCGCTGCCGCTGTTTTCGGCGCACGTACCGTCAGAGGAGCGCCTGCAGCAGGCGGCGCAGATGCTGCAAAAAAGCGAACGGCCGTTTTTGTATTTGGGCGGCGGCACCGTCCTTTCCGGCGCGGCAGAAGCAGCGGCGGCGCTGGCGGAGCGCCTGGACGCGCCGGTCAGCGAGTCGCTGATGGCACAGGGAGCGTTTGATGCACACAACCCGCGTCACATGGGGATGCTGGGTATGCACGGCACGAAAACCAGCGCGGAAGCCATTAAAAACTGTGATTTATTTGTGGCAGTCGGCACCCGCTTCTCGGACCGCGTGCTGTGCAATGCGGGACTGTTTGCCCGCAACTGTCCGATTCTTCAGATTGACATCGACGCGGCGGAGTTTAATAAGAACATTGATGTGGATCTGCGTCTGGAGGGGGATGCGCGGCAGGTTCTGCAGGCGCTGCTTTCGCGCCTGCCGCAGCAGAATCACGCCGCGTGGATGCAGCAGGTTCATGCATGGCAGAAGGCGTATCCGCTCACGCAGACCGCGAAAGCAGGCGTTCTGCCCAAAGATGTATTGGAAACGCTGGACCGCCTGACGGATTCCAATGCGATTTTGACCACAGAGGTCGGGCAGCACCAGATGTGGGCGGCGCAGTTTTACAAATTTCGCCGTCCGCGGCAGTTCCTGACCTCTGGTGGGCTGGGCACCATGGGATATGGCCTTGGCGCGGCACTGGGGGCGCAGGTCGGCAATCCGGACAAAAAAGTCATCAATGTGGCGGGGGACGGCGGCCTGCACATGAACTGCAATGAGCTTGCCACTGCGGCGCATTACCGCCTGCCAGTGGTGGAATTGCTGCTCAATAATTCCGTGCTCGGCATGGTGCGTCAGTGGCAGAAGCTGTTTTACGGCAGCCGCTTCTCTGAAACAACGCTGGATACCAACACCGATTTCTGCAAGCTGGCGGAAGCCTTCGGCGTGAAGGCGTACCGCATAAAGACCAAAGAGGAAATCGAACCGGTGCTGAAAGAAGCGCTGTTGCAGAGCGGCCCTGTGCTGGTGGACTGCTGGGTGGATCAGGATGTCAACGTGCTGCCGATGGTTCCGGCGGGCGCAAGCGTAGAAGAGCCGATGCTGGAAATGTAG
- the aroC gene encoding chorismate synthase: MSSWGNQVKISIFGESHGPAIGCVLEGLPAGETVDLEAVRLQMARRAPGQDRTSTPRKEADTPQVLSGLLHDTTTGAPLCAVIANTNTHSGDYQNLLAVPRPGHADYPAWVKYHGFQDVRGGGHFSGRLTAPLVFAGAVCRQILLRRGIVLGAHAAAVGAVEDLPLNPLPEVLQNLSGAYFPVLSAERKDAMIREIEAARTAQDSIGGIVECGITGVPAGLGGEGMFGGVESIFSSILFGIPACKGVAFGAGFDAAKLHGSENNDAYFYDESGAVKTRTNHAGGILGGITTGMPILFRAAFKPTPSIAKEQQSIDLAARQNTTLAVRGRHDPCIVPRAVPVVESAAALALLNLPGILNGSAEV; encoded by the coding sequence ATGTCATCCTGGGGTAATCAGGTAAAAATCAGTATTTTCGGGGAAAGCCACGGCCCTGCCATCGGCTGTGTACTGGAGGGACTGCCCGCCGGTGAGACAGTGGATTTAGAAGCGGTGCGCCTGCAGATGGCACGCCGCGCACCGGGGCAAGACCGCACCAGCACACCACGCAAAGAAGCCGACACGCCGCAGGTGCTCTCCGGCCTTCTACATGACACCACCACCGGTGCGCCGCTGTGCGCGGTGATTGCCAATACCAACACACACTCCGGCGACTACCAAAATCTGCTGGCCGTTCCGCGTCCCGGCCATGCGGACTATCCGGCGTGGGTCAAATACCACGGTTTTCAAGACGTACGCGGCGGCGGGCATTTTTCCGGCAGGCTGACCGCGCCGCTGGTCTTTGCGGGCGCTGTTTGCCGCCAGATTCTGCTCCGGCGGGGCATCGTGCTTGGGGCGCACGCGGCGGCAGTCGGCGCTGTGGAAGACCTGCCGCTGAACCCGCTGCCGGAAGTGCTGCAAAACCTGAGCGGCGCGTACTTTCCAGTGCTTTCCGCCGAAAGGAAAGACGCGATGATTCGTGAAATCGAAGCTGCGCGCACCGCACAAGACAGCATCGGCGGCATTGTGGAGTGCGGCATTACCGGCGTGCCGGCAGGACTTGGCGGCGAGGGGATGTTCGGCGGCGTTGAAAGTATTTTCTCTTCGATTCTGTTTGGCATACCCGCGTGCAAAGGCGTTGCGTTCGGCGCGGGATTTGACGCTGCCAAGCTGCACGGCAGCGAAAACAACGATGCTTATTTTTATGACGAAAGCGGTGCGGTCAAAACGCGCACCAATCACGCCGGCGGCATTCTCGGCGGCATAACCACCGGTATGCCGATTCTGTTCCGTGCGGCGTTTAAGCCAACGCCCTCTATTGCCAAAGAGCAGCAAAGCATTGACCTTGCCGCCCGGCAGAACACCACGCTTGCGGTGCGCGGGCGGCACGACCCCTGCATTGTGCCCCGCGCCGTGCCGGTGGTGGAGTCTGCCGCCGCGCTGGCGCTTCTAAATCTGCCCGGTATTCTGAATGGTTCTGCGGAGGTGTAA
- a CDS encoding oligosaccharide flippase family protein, producing the protein MNKRAFIRNTFWLTLESTAVRLSGIWFKGWVCDALGSVQMGIYQLVFSVFSLGVVLSASGANFAATRLTAERGPNRQTLRRCLLLSLAVSAAAGAGLYFCAPLLAGTLGGTTPLRVLIPGLPCIAAAATLKGCFVAEGHTGSPMAAELLEQAVGIALSIFLVRQMQNPLTALMLASTLSEGCSCLFMVLAYLRRYVRHVAPETQPPAPWKEAVRIGGPVIGGTGLRSLLFSVENLLIPRGLAVRAGNTAALSQYGLVQGMVLPMLLFPNAILSAAITLLVPELARCCADRRKVRIQLVAGRAFRLTLCFSFSAAAFIAAFAAPLCRIFYGSTDGAFLLRIMAPLMPLMYVDSVVDGMLKGLDQQSYSLFYNIVDACMRVTWCAFVLPHLGLMGYILLLFLSEIFNAALSISRLLKVAEVEISPVWVFLPACGAVVLYALFTQFLPY; encoded by the coding sequence ATGAACAAACGCGCATTCATCAGAAACACGTTTTGGCTGACACTGGAAAGCACCGCCGTGCGCCTTTCGGGCATTTGGTTTAAAGGCTGGGTGTGCGACGCACTCGGCTCTGTACAAATGGGCATTTACCAGCTGGTTTTCTCCGTCTTTTCGCTCGGCGTGGTGCTTTCCGCCTCCGGCGCAAACTTTGCCGCAACGCGCCTGACTGCGGAGCGCGGCCCCAACCGTCAAACCCTGCGTCGCTGCCTGCTGCTGAGTCTGGCAGTCAGCGCGGCGGCGGGCGCCGGACTTTACTTCTGTGCGCCGCTGCTGGCGGGCACGCTCGGCGGCACCACGCCCCTGCGCGTGCTGATTCCCGGCCTGCCGTGCATCGCGGCTGCCGCCACGCTGAAGGGCTGCTTCGTTGCGGAAGGACACACCGGCTCTCCGATGGCGGCGGAACTTCTGGAACAGGCGGTGGGGATCGCCCTGAGCATTTTCCTAGTGCGACAGATGCAGAATCCCCTGACAGCCTTGATGCTCGCCTCTACCCTTTCGGAGGGCTGCTCCTGCTTGTTTATGGTGCTCGCCTACCTGCGGCGGTACGTGCGGCACGTCGCGCCGGAAACGCAGCCGCCCGCCCCATGGAAAGAAGCTGTGCGCATCGGCGGGCCGGTCATCGGCGGCACCGGACTGCGCAGCCTGCTCTTTTCGGTGGAAAACCTGCTGATTCCGCGCGGGCTTGCTGTGCGGGCCGGCAACACCGCCGCTTTGTCGCAGTACGGGCTGGTACAGGGCATGGTTTTGCCCATGCTGCTGTTTCCAAACGCGATTCTTTCCGCCGCCATCACCCTTTTGGTACCGGAACTTGCCCGCTGCTGTGCCGACCGCCGCAAAGTGCGGATTCAGCTGGTGGCTGGCCGTGCTTTCCGGCTGACGCTCTGCTTTTCCTTTTCCGCCGCCGCCTTTATTGCCGCCTTTGCCGCTCCGCTGTGCCGTATATTTTACGGCAGCACAGACGGTGCGTTTCTGCTGCGTATCATGGCACCGCTCATGCCCTTAATGTATGTGGACAGCGTGGTGGACGGAATGCTCAAGGGACTGGACCAGCAGTCCTACTCCCTGTTTTACAACATTGTGGATGCCTGTATGCGGGTGACATGGTGCGCGTTTGTCCTGCCGCACCTCGGTCTGATGGGGTACATCCTGCTGCTGTTCCTCAGTGAAATCTTCAACGCCGCGCTTAGCATTTCCCGCCTGCTGAAAGTCGCCGAAGTAGAGATTTCCCCCGTCTGGGTGTTTCTGCCCGCCTGCGGCGCGGTTGTGCTGTATGCGCTCTTCACCCAATTCCTGCCGTACTGA
- a CDS encoding bifunctional chorismate mutase/prephenate dehydratase yields the protein MELSEIRKEIDAIDAQLLPLFIRRMDCAKKVAEVKRRDGTPVFNLEREQEILNRIAAQAGEYGGAARIVYNTIMSESRALQHTLLGAGSRLRTRIAAAPEAPRRTAAIACLGGKGSYSHDVVSQLYPQAVPSFFSRFGDIFRCVEQGEADLAVIPVENSSAGSVSEVYGLLMQYCFSIIAAKTLGVHHCLANRTGKFEDIRCVRSKDIALMQCSQRLAALQVPLSDSSSTSAAAELAARDAGVAAVCSESAAKAHGLHILERDIQNTDNNATRFVVISKELCIPRTAEKISLCFNVPHTTGSLNAVLSRFAAAGMNLTKIESRPIAGKTFEYDFYLDFTGNVHDPKVLELLCSLEDELPRFHFLGNYCECK from the coding sequence ATGGAATTAAGCGAGATTCGTAAGGAAATCGACGCGATTGACGCGCAGTTGCTGCCGCTGTTTATACGGCGCATGGACTGCGCCAAAAAAGTGGCGGAAGTAAAGCGGCGGGACGGCACCCCGGTTTTTAATCTGGAACGGGAACAGGAAATTTTAAACCGCATTGCGGCGCAGGCGGGCGAGTACGGCGGCGCGGCGCGCATTGTTTATAACACCATTATGAGTGAGAGCCGCGCGCTGCAGCACACGCTTCTGGGGGCAGGCAGCCGTCTGCGCACGCGCATTGCCGCCGCGCCCGAAGCCCCGCGCCGGACAGCCGCCATCGCCTGCCTCGGCGGGAAAGGGTCTTACAGCCACGATGTGGTGTCACAGCTGTATCCGCAGGCGGTTCCCAGCTTCTTCAGCCGCTTTGGGGATATTTTCCGCTGTGTGGAGCAAGGCGAGGCCGACCTTGCCGTAATTCCGGTAGAAAACTCCAGTGCGGGCAGCGTCAGCGAAGTGTACGGTCTGCTGATGCAGTACTGCTTCTCAATTATCGCCGCAAAAACGCTCGGCGTACATCACTGCTTGGCAAACCGCACCGGAAAATTCGAGGATATCCGCTGCGTGCGCTCCAAAGACATTGCGCTGATGCAGTGCTCGCAGCGTTTGGCTGCCCTGCAGGTGCCGCTTTCTGACAGCAGCAGCACCAGCGCCGCCGCCGAACTGGCGGCGCGGGACGCAGGCGTCGCCGCGGTGTGCAGCGAAAGCGCCGCCAAAGCACACGGCCTGCACATTTTGGAGCGCGACATCCAGAATACCGACAATAACGCCACACGCTTTGTGGTCATCAGCAAGGAACTGTGCATTCCGCGCACCGCGGAAAAAATCAGTCTTTGCTTTAATGTGCCGCACACCACCGGCAGCCTGAACGCTGTGCTTTCCCGCTTTGCGGCGGCAGGCATGAATCTGACAAAAATTGAATCCCGACCGATTGCCGGTAAAACGTTTGAATACGACTTTTATCTGGACTTTACCGGCAATGTACACGACCCGAAAGTCCTGGAGCTGCTCTGCTCGCTCGAAGACGAACTGCCGCGCTTCCATTTTCTCGGCAACTACTGCGAATGCAAATAA
- the prmA gene encoding 50S ribosomal protein L11 methyltransferase, with protein MDWTDVTVTVAQADGEKAEAIAQMVVPYGIYIEDYSDLEEGAREIAHIDLIDEELLKKDRTHTVIHIYLEPQENPSEAVAFLSEHLSAAGIDHHIGESSCKMEDWINNWRKYFHPMPVGEKLLIQPSWEEPAESGGRTVLHLEPGLAFGTGTHETTRLCMELLETYVRPDAQVLDVGCGSGILSVAALLLGAKSAVGVDIDELAVKTAIENANRNHVGNRFTGICGSLTEQVSGTYDVVVANIVADVILALTADVENFLKPGAVYLMSGIIDEREADVLEGLKPHFEILQRKEERGWVALAAKVRN; from the coding sequence ATGGATTGGACAGACGTGACCGTGACCGTGGCACAGGCAGACGGCGAAAAAGCCGAAGCCATTGCACAGATGGTGGTGCCATACGGCATTTATATTGAGGATTACTCGGATTTGGAAGAGGGCGCGCGGGAGATTGCGCACATTGACCTGATTGACGAGGAACTGCTGAAAAAAGACCGCACGCATACGGTGATTCACATTTATCTGGAGCCGCAGGAAAACCCTTCGGAGGCAGTAGCGTTTTTGTCGGAACACCTTAGTGCGGCGGGGATTGACCATCATATCGGCGAATCCTCCTGCAAAATGGAGGACTGGATTAATAACTGGCGGAAATACTTTCACCCGATGCCGGTGGGTGAAAAGCTGCTGATTCAGCCCTCTTGGGAGGAGCCGGCGGAAAGCGGCGGCCGCACCGTGCTGCATCTGGAGCCGGGCTTAGCATTCGGCACTGGCACACACGAAACCACGCGGCTGTGCATGGAATTGCTGGAAACCTATGTGCGGCCAGATGCACAGGTGCTGGATGTCGGCTGCGGCAGCGGCATTTTGAGTGTGGCGGCGCTGCTCTTGGGGGCGAAGTCCGCAGTCGGCGTGGATATTGACGAGCTGGCAGTCAAAACCGCTATTGAGAACGCAAACCGCAACCATGTCGGGAACCGCTTCACCGGTATCTGCGGCAGTCTGACCGAGCAGGTCAGCGGTACTTACGACGTGGTGGTTGCCAATATCGTTGCGGATGTGATTCTTGCGCTGACGGCAGATGTGGAAAATTTTCTTAAGCCGGGTGCGGTTTATTTGATGAGCGGCATTATTGATGAGCGCGAGGCAGATGTACTGGAAGGCTTAAAGCCGCATTTTGAGATTTTGCAGCGCAAAGAGGAACGCGGCTGGGTGGCGCTGGCAGCAAAGGTACGAAACTAA
- the ilvA gene encoding threonine ammonia-lyase gives MLTLDKVYHAAFVLKEVARKTDLIPAPKLSDCCEVYLKTENLQVTGSFKVRGAYYKISQLSEEDKKKGVIACSAGNHAQGVALAAARNGIDAVICVPATAPISKVEATKSYGAQVCLVPGVYDDAHNKAEQLQKESGRVMIHPFDDSDVIAGQGTIGLELLEQLPEMDAVVVPVGGGGLLSGIAFTVKSLNPNCKVYGVQAEGAPSMVRSLKDGKPEELAQVHTFADGIAVKCPGELTYKLCQKYVDGVVTVTEDEIAAAVLSLIEQHKLITEGAGAVSVAAVMAGKLDLKGKKVACVLSGGNIDVTILSKVISRGLLKAGRNTDLTITLMDRPGELKEISAIIADLGGNVVSVFHDRADEDADVSGCYLKIRMETRNWEHVQQIRQAIADAGYHICVS, from the coding sequence ATGCTGACACTGGATAAAGTATATCATGCGGCTTTTGTACTGAAGGAAGTTGCCCGAAAGACGGATTTGATTCCTGCACCGAAGCTTTCGGACTGCTGCGAGGTTTATCTAAAAACGGAGAACCTGCAGGTGACCGGTTCGTTTAAAGTGCGCGGTGCGTACTACAAAATCAGCCAGCTGTCTGAGGAAGATAAGAAAAAAGGTGTGATTGCCTGCTCCGCCGGCAACCATGCGCAGGGCGTGGCGCTTGCGGCGGCGCGCAACGGCATTGACGCGGTCATTTGTGTGCCGGCCACCGCACCCATCAGCAAGGTAGAGGCGACCAAAAGCTACGGCGCGCAGGTTTGCCTGGTTCCGGGTGTGTATGACGACGCGCACAATAAAGCGGAGCAGCTGCAGAAAGAAAGCGGCCGCGTGATGATTCACCCGTTTGACGATTCAGATGTCATTGCCGGACAGGGCACCATTGGTCTGGAACTGTTGGAGCAGCTGCCGGAAATGGACGCGGTGGTGGTGCCGGTGGGTGGCGGCGGTCTGCTTTCCGGTATTGCGTTTACTGTCAAATCCTTAAATCCGAATTGCAAAGTTTACGGGGTGCAGGCGGAAGGCGCTCCCAGCATGGTGCGGTCACTCAAAGACGGCAAGCCGGAAGAACTGGCACAGGTGCACACCTTTGCGGACGGCATCGCGGTGAAGTGCCCGGGCGAGTTGACCTACAAGCTCTGCCAAAAATACGTGGACGGCGTGGTGACCGTCACAGAGGACGAAATCGCCGCGGCGGTGCTGTCGCTGATTGAGCAGCACAAGCTGATTACCGAGGGTGCCGGCGCGGTGTCGGTTGCGGCGGTTATGGCAGGCAAGCTGGACTTAAAGGGCAAAAAGGTGGCGTGCGTGCTTTCCGGCGGAAACATCGACGTGACCATCCTCAGCAAGGTGATCAGCCGTGGGCTGCTGAAAGCCGGCCGCAATACCGACCTGACCATCACGCTGATGGATCGCCCTGGCGAGCTGAAGGAGATTTCCGCCATCATCGCCGACCTTGGCGGTAACGTGGTCAGCGTGTTCCATGACCGCGCGGATGAGGATGCGGATGTTTCCGGCTGCTACCTGAAAATCCGGATGGAAACCCGCAACTGGGAGCACGTTCAGCAAATCCGCCAGGCGATCGCGGACGCCGGGTACCATATCTGCGTTTCCTAA
- the ilvN gene encoding acetolactate synthase small subunit has protein sequence MYEDQNEKEYVLSILARNNPGVLLRIAGLFSRRCYNILSIVACQTEDTGYSRILIVVSGDDRIIRQVDKQVSKLMDVENVTVLERDKAVIREHLLLKVSRTPQTSEKLVELANVFHAKILNVEPVSMILELTGDAAAINSFIELADPYGVLQILRTGAMAMGK, from the coding sequence ATGTATGAAGATCAAAACGAAAAAGAATATGTGCTGTCCATTTTGGCGCGAAACAATCCCGGCGTGCTGCTGCGGATTGCCGGATTGTTCAGCCGCCGGTGTTACAACATTCTGTCCATTGTCGCCTGCCAGACGGAAGATACCGGCTACTCACGGATTCTGATTGTCGTTTCGGGCGATGACCGGATTATCCGCCAGGTCGACAAGCAGGTGAGCAAGCTGATGGATGTGGAAAACGTGACGGTGCTGGAGCGTGACAAGGCGGTCATTCGGGAGCACCTGCTGCTCAAAGTCAGCCGCACACCGCAGACGAGCGAAAAGCTGGTTGAGCTTGCAAATGTGTTTCATGCCAAAATTTTAAATGTGGAGCCGGTTTCCATGATTCTGGAGCTGACCGGCGATGCTGCCGCCATCAATTCCTTTATTGAGCTTGCCGATCCTTATGGCGTCCTGCAAATTCTGCGCACCGGCGCTATGGCGATGGGAAAATAA